AGAAGTTCAAAGTTTTCATGGAAGATTACTCGAAACGGTATTCAACGAGGGAAGAGTATCTGCTACGGCTTGGAATTTTCGCGAGAAACATGGTGAAAGCAGCGGAGCACCAGGTACTCGATCCCACCGCCATTCACGGCATCACACAGTTCTCCGATCTATCCGAAGAGGAGTTTGAGCGTTTTTACACTGGCGTTAAGGGCGGAGGATTACTCGCGAGTAATGCCGCCGGTGAGGTGGCGCCGCCGTTGGATGTGGAAGGCTTGCCGGAGAATTTTGATTGGAGGGAGAAAGGGGCTGTTACTGGAGTTAAGATGCAGGTACATGAGTTTAAGCTAATTAATTTTCTTCGATTACACATGCATATTTGtaagtttataaaattttggCTATTGTGATTTATCAGTGTTTAGTTGAGAAAAtaattgtatattattttttaattttatattttaatgttttgtATAGGAAATTATAGAAagctataaaaaattaataaataaattggaaagaaaaggatacttatagtaataatagtatattaattagtaattaaaattaaaaacagttTTATCATCCTGAGATGGAGAAAATAGAAGGATGATATCATTAGGTTGAAATTGACATGTATGTACCTATCTATAGAAGGATGGATAACAGAGCAACAgatttaactaaaaattaattaaactgtAAATTATAATCTGTCGTTTCTGTTATTGGAAATACACAAGTCCACATTGAATAAAGaatgttttggtttttttgtgCTTAATTTTGAACAGGGTAAATGTGGATCTTGCTGGGCTTTCAGCACTACAGGATCTGTAGAAGGAGCCAATTTTCTTGCCACTGGCAAACTTCTCAGTCTTAGTGAACAACAGCTCGTGGACTGCGACAACAaggtaataaataatatatataactatCTATATGTTCTACATAtgatagaataaataaataaataaataaaaaattgaagacaaaaataaaataaaatttaatgctgataaataagtttttaatgtttttcttttttgcttTTCATACCCCATCAAATCAACTAGTTCAATCTGTACAGAAATTTCTGCTATTTCAATTTGTGCTTTTTTTACCTGAAATTTGTTCTTGTTGCACTATTGCCTTTGTCAAGTGTGACATAACAGAGAAGACATCATGTGACAATGGTTGTTATGGAGGTCTTATGACAAATGCctataattatttgattgagGCTGGTGGATTGGAAGAGGAAACTTCATACCCTTACACTGGGGATCGAGGTGAATGCAAGTTTGATCCAGAGAAAGTAGCAGTTAGAATCACAAATTTCACCAATATACCTGTTGATGAGAACCAAATTGCTGCATATTTAGTTAAACACGGTCCACTTGCAAGTAAGTCCCCTAATTcccttaattaattaaacaatcaCTATGccaaatttgaaagaaaaaaatgaattgatgatcATGAACTTTGATTATGTGCAGTGGGAGTAAATGCGATTTTCATGCAAACTTATATTGGTGGTGTCTCGTGCCCACTCATTTGCAGCAAGAGAATGCTCAACCATGGTGTATTGCTAGTGGGATACAATTCCAAAGGCTTTTCCATTCTCAGGTTTCGCAAGAAACCATATTGGATTATCAAGAATTCGTGGGGAGAACGATGGGGAGAAAAAGGGTATTACAAGCTTTGTCGAGGACATGGTATGTGTGGAATGAACACAATGGTTTCTGCTGCAATGGTGGCTCAAACACAACCAGCTGAAGAAGACAAATTATATGCTTCCTATTAGCTACCTGCTCTTGCCTTGTTATTATGTAGTCATTTAAACTATTTGCATTAAGTTCTTTATTGTAGTAAAATACTTCTTATTAGATACTTTAATATATGCTAGTTTCTGGATGTAATGTACTACTATATTATATGATTCGGAATATATGTGTAAGCTATTTAGACCACTAAATCAACTAATCAAGTTCTTAATTCTCAGTTGCTGCAAAACATAGAAAAccgaagttttttttttcttcttcttcttcttctccataTGGTATTTATTTAGCTAAAATTACTCCTCTAAATCTAAATCATTTGggtttcatttatttaaataagtgatatttatataaattaataactttgtGTTTCATTTGCAAATTTGTTGTCAGATTACAATGTTTTTGTTTGTCGTTTGTTGTTTGTGCAgctttattaatttgttttattcatCATTATTAGTTTGTTTTATTCATCGTTTTAGTATAGTGTAGTTAGATATTTGTATAGTGCAGATTTAAATTGGCGTTATTAGTttgttttattcattattttatagTGTTAGATTTTTCGTATATTGGTTGATTTAAATTGACAGATAATATTTCATTGACCAGCTTTGACTGGCGTTTTTAAcgttcaacaacaacaaaaatagaatataaCCAAGATAGGTGGTGTGAtctttttatatctttttatataCTAGTAGTATTTGTTTATATATGTCAGAATTAATATCCGTAATCCGTTGTAGTCTAGTTGGTCAGGATATTCGGCTCTCACCCGAAAGACCCGGGTTCAAGTCCCGGCAACggaatatatttttacttttgtcATCTACCTACTAAGAAGTAAACCATGCTATTATCGTTTTCGTATAATAGGGGCGTGGATCGCGTGGATCCTAATTATACATATTATCCACATCTGAAAATTAGATGGAGTAGGTTGTGTGATTGACTagacaaacttttttttttaaaaacaaaagaattcttttttattattatcacttcacatttaaatttatatttgtgtttgtacttcacatttaaaatttattacatagtaaaatttagtaaaaaaatattatttttatgtttaaaatttaCACTACTTTGtcgtataaaaataaaatagacaataatttttatatggAATAAACATAGATTCTTGACAAGAAAACAATTGTTCAAGGGTGGCAGTTGTTCCTCGGTAAGGGTGATGTATTAGCATATACTTTGACGATCAAATCAATTTATGTCacaaatttaaaagtttaaaattagaATGTTGTGTATCTTTACATTTTCCCAATGTATCCTTTTGTACGACATTTTGTatggtttataaaataaatctataGGGTTATGAGTTggatgatgtgtgattttggATTATCGTCTAATTTCGTATGCATGTCCCTTTCGATAATTGAATATCACTTCTATCATGTGGCTTAGGTTGTGGTATGACTGCCATCATGTGACGATTATAGAAGGTACATGTGAGCTCTAGTGGTCCCTTACTTCAGATCCTCTCTGTTTATCCTAATACTTATTCTATAAcgaaatataagtaaaaatggTAGTTGAAAAATTGATGCATGTGGTTAAAAATTAAGACAAATGCATCAATTTTTCAACTaccatttttgtttatatttcattccagAATAGTATGTAATTCAATAACTTTCTATATATGCTCATTCAAAAAATGGATTGGGTTGGATCGAGTTCGATCTAAAATGATTATGAATTGGACCAAGATGGCCTGAGGGCGACCGTGAACAAATTTATTGGTCACGCCAATTGCCAACATGAATACACAATGTGCTTGTATTCTATATGTGGTAGTATGAATTAGGTACAATAAGGATATTCATCTAACATGGAAGATAAAAAGAACTACTACCTACATTTTTCTTTCTCCATTTACATTCGATGACAAGTCCACAAATACTTCATAATAGAGTAAGCAAATAGTcaatattataaaagaaaaatattttaatattttataaaaatacattattttataaaaaaaaatatttgataatcaAAATGACCGGTAAAAAACACTTTTAGGtgtattttgtaattttgatacttttaatgattaatataaTAACTCCTCACATATTTAAGTACCAAAATCAttgtttaatcaaataataaataatataagttaATCCAAAATTTCAAACTTAGTTTTGCTATGATGAATTCAACATATTGTCTTTGTGCAGAAGAGATAAACATACAAACACAAAAcaccattttaaaatttatacttaTATTCAAAAAGGATAACAAGTGTGGATCTCGATCCCTTCAAATATTTGTAGATCCATTTACAAgatagaaaaaaagaaaataaaaacaaaaaatatttttgatattttaattactaaatcatttttctctttctcataaatgaatgtagtttttttttctcgtttttcatttgaaatttttatttattattttatcattctttacctaatcaattatttttagataagcaaaaaaaaaattattaagaaaagGACAAAAGATACTCCAACTCTTATATCAGAAGGAGTAGTTTGAACTTAGCATCATTGAGAAAAAGTTCTACCCACCTTTTATAAAAGATTGCAAAACatgatgaaattataaaatggtATGCTCGAAAGTTGGACAAACATAATTACTGCAGCCTTAAAATACAAACTAACACAGCTACATAAAAATTACATACCAGAATGTACCAGTACTGATGCAATTATGACAATTAATAATAGTAGGCTAATGCCATAACCTCATATCAGTCTTCATTATTGCAAGACTAGTACTCTAAAGCAAAAACAAACTTCATTTCTTGGCAACGTGCACTTGGCATTGAGTAAACCTTTCGGTAACTATGAAAAATAAGTAAGACaacaaattgaatttgataaccAGTATGAGAAATGTCACGCCTTATTTCTTCCCTCTCTCAAAGACATTACTTGTATCTATTCTAACTccttttgttcaaaaataattttgtttttgtgaaCCCAAAATGACCACATCATAGACAACAATATCAGATGACCATTCTTCTTACTCTTAAAAATCTGTTCAAATTGAATAAAGTGATCAATCATTTAAGAGCTAAGGACCAAATTGAATATGTAAAAATGCATTGGAAGAAGAGATAATTGACACTTTCAACAAAATTTCAAGAGAAGACACACAGGCAATCATGAGAATCATCAACAATACCTCTATAGTGAAGTCAAATAGTTGTATTTAATcttaatttcaaatttgaaccaattctaattttaatttaaaattaaaattaaatccaaCCTAATCCTTTAACTAATATCTACAAACTTAATCTAGATAAACcctaattaaaatttcaaattaatttttgttatgatAGAGATCAACTACAATCTTCATTATAGAAAAACAATTTGACAAATATGGcaatctaatttaaaatataataaaatttaaaaatattttttaagtgtttCTAGTGTCGTtcttaacttaaaatatttataattactcaaaaatatcttaaatctataattttttcaattcacaagtttattttgagttaaaaaaacacgccaaaaaaggaaatatatataaattttgtcattttaaaataacaggagatatattaaaatcaaacaatCTGGTCAAATGATAAggaaaaaatgatatatttatagtaaCAATCATCTTAAATtgaaataaactattttttctaCTTGTCCATATAATCAAGTGCCAATCATATATTtgttttctataaataaaaatccTAATCATGTGTGTGTGCCAACCAAATTCTCACTTGGCCACCAGTGGTGAAAGGAAACACTGAAAAAACAGCCCGTGGTTCTAAAATAGTACTCCCGCATGTGGTTTTTACCAATACAAGCTGAGTCATTTTTGCCTCAATGTAACTACGAAATGACTAAAAGCCCCTCAAGCATCTTTTTTATCCTTATCCATCTTTCTATTAACAATGGTTGGTACTGGGCAGTCTAGTCATATTGCAATTCCCAATCACACGTTTAAAAgtttcatttcaatttcaactaCCAACATACAGCTACAATTATTATCCAAATTCCAGAAATCGAATATTCAAAAAAGGTCACAATTTTTTTACAGACAACTCGCGAGTCGCCACAGACACAAAAACCCAAGAATTAAAAACCACAGAGAAGtgcaaaaaaagtaaaaaagattGCACCTTTTGCTAATTCTTACGGTTGAATGCTTGTTACAACGCAAACCCATTTTCCGAAATCGTGTTTTGAAAACGTTTGTGTCTGTttcttcttcaatttcatctCTTTGCTCACCCACAAGGTAAAGGGTATTGTCTagttctttttgttttgatgaagacataaatgaaaaatcttaaattttttgCTTTGTTTTGTTTGCCTGCTTCTTGATTTGGATTCAGATCTCAATTGGGTTTTTGTTTTTGCACTTGTTTTGTTGATGCATTACTCACTGCGAaatttttttatgcatttttcTTTTGACTAAGTTTGGATTCTCGTTTTTCTTTGTGATTTGCTTCGTATTTTATGTTCATTGCGTGCATGTTAGTTAGTATTCATTGCTTTCTTAATGAAGGTGTGTTATTTTGGATTATACATTTATAACCGACACAAGGTATTAACTTTATCAGTATCTCAAATGCAAGTCCTTGATTGgtctattaaaattattttctattctgtattatattaaattaatgcaATATTCGGTTATTTTAGGTTAGTAAGGGTTGAGATCTTAAAATGACACATCTCTGTTCTTCTACCGTGTTTTACTTTATCCCAGATCTGGATAGAAAGTTGGTTAAATTAGTTAATGAAACTGGAGAAGTATTCGATGGGGATAGTACTTTATAAgtttttagattaaatatataagtAGGATATTGCCTTAGCTCTTAATTAATGATGGTTTGTTGGATTAATCAGTTATCTTCATCTTATCTAATCTTATATCTCATAACAAATTATTCAGTTActgttattattttcaaatcaCAGTTATCTAAAGATTGTGTTACATGATTATATATCTCCTAGTTACCTTAGGATTCTGTTATCTATCTTTACAATTTAAAAAGCATCTCTGCCAATGAAGGTTGGTTCAGTTGGTAAAAAGTTGTTTCACACTCACAAGGTCGTGGATTCAACTACCGTTGTCGATGTGAAGACCTCTTTGGTGGGTACCTCTGTCAGCGCCCTTTGAGCCTTGAGGCCTGCCTTGACCTTGATGAACTCATGGATCCCAACTCATCTAAActttattgtataaaaaaaataacagcaTCTCTGTATGTCTCTATATATCCTCTAAATTGTGTAGTTTTTTCCTATTGAAGCAATTTTCTCATTATGCAGCTGCAGCGGTTGATGAACATTAGTTATGTTCAAATCCTGTGAGACATTCAATTGGCGTTAACTGTTAAGGAAGCTTTGGAGGTACTTCTAATCTTTAGAAGGaaataattattagtatatTCATTGTAGAATTATTGTGGGATATGATGGAGGTATGTGCTGAAAGTTCCCATTCCAATGGGAAACAAACTTTGAAGCATTCTAAATCTGCAGATGAAGTTAAAAGATCAAGTGAAAACACATGCAGATGTTCTCATTCCAAAGGGAAGCAAAATTTGAAGCAAACTTCCACTTTTGTTAATCATGGTTAgtctttcattttaattttcatggTTTCGTAATcaactgtttttttttctttctttaactgTATTTATTCTGTTATTTTGCTCTAGTTTGTTACTCAAGAACAAATAAACTATCATAATTTCATCATATATAGCTTGATGCTAGTTATATTATTCATGCTAAGTACAAGGAGGATTTACAGTGATTGTATTCTTCCACAGAAAGAACATTAACTTGTGAAGGTCAACCCAAATAAGGCATTTTTGTATCTTGCAtttgcaaagaaaaaaaatctgtCACTTGttatttttccatatttttCAGTACCTTTAGTAATGAAGAATGTTACACATTTTAACAtgtttatgataattttttgtcTGTTGTTTAAAACCTAATACGAGTGAATATATATGCAGCTGCAATTGCTTGGCATGAGAATAGAAAAAAGTGGGTTGGCGATAAGTCTAAGCATCCACCAAAAACACCTAAGGAACCAATTATTAGGTATATCTCAATCTAGctccttttctttttcatttacaGCAGGCTCAATTCAATCATTGTTAACAGTCATGATGAAAGGTTTTTAGAAGTGTTTTTATCATCTGTTTTTAGATGAGGgagaaaacaataaaaaagatGAGATAGTGGTTTAGAAGGggttttttctttcatatttttctagTTTCTTATAGATATTTACGCTTTTACAGCACAGAAATAAAGTTTCTTCAATCATgtctaagaaataaaaattacttatGCTGACTTGCATCAACATTACATTACTCATCTAATCATGTTCTTTTTTTCTACTCATAACTCATTATTTACATACATGATTTGAAAACTCACTATCCCTCTCTTATCAGGAGCATAGATAAAATTATGTGTCACCTCTTTCTGTACttttgtttgatttcctttCAATTTATATGACAGTTTTGGGGATAATGCCTAGACCTGTGTTTTAGTACAATAGGGTCATAGATGAATCCTAGTATTCTGCACTTTCAATAGTTTTATGCATTTATTTGGCATAACTTCTTACGACAACTctgacaattttattttttaaatttcagcTGGTCAACATCATATGAAGATTTGCTTTCTACTAACGAACCTTTTGCCGATCGAATACCCTTGCCTGTAAGATTTTATTACCCTTGCCTAAATGAATATATGTAATGCATACCCTTGGATGAACAACTTAATTGAACACTTatctatttctataacaaaagataaaataaagtcaaattgttttcatataagttataaactattttcataagctACCCTCGAAAGCTTATAGAAATAAGTTGAAGCCAACTTATGGACATGTCATAAAACATAAGTTCTCTCAAATAGTCTCACAAGTGTTTATGCTAAGTCAATCCAAAATGGCTCTACAATGTATATGTCACATGGATGGTAAAATGTAAACATATTGGAGTAGATGGGCAAAATCTGCAAATTGAAGCTTAAGAGAATGGAAAATCACTCTTTGATGCTCTTTAGAGTATATGCTTGTATAATCACTTTACTATTTTAAGTTATTGAAAATGGTGTTGTAGCTTTTGTGAATTAGGAAATAATATcaatttgtaattatatttatcagctTTCATAGAAAAGGTTAGACAAATCAAGATTTGATTTGTTCcccataatttttaattgttagaTGTACATGCTGTAACTATTATTTATACTGAGAAACATCAAAGTAAAAGGCATGAAGCCATTCTACTTGACATGGTATCAGCTTGTTACAATCCTAAATTTCCTTAAgtttaagttttcaaatttttcGAAATCCCTTCCTGATTTCTTGCTCGTGGTCTCTTGGTCATGATTGTCATTGTTCGTAACTCGTTGGCTGTTGCTTGCGATTTCTCCTTGGTCTCAATTGAATTTCTACTTCAATTTGTGATTATGTGATTGAGTTTGTTCATCGTCAAATTGTTCACTTGCGTTTCTGATTCTGCTTCGATTTTTTGTTCGTGGTTGTATTTGTTCACCTGTGTTCTTGTTTGCAATTCTGAGTTTGTGCACGTGTTTGGTTCCAAGTTCTATTCACTTGTGCAAGTTGTGATTATGTTCCCGTGTTGCTGTCAGCAAGTCTACTTTGTTGTTGGCTACAACAATATTGTTTTTCGCGACTTtggaaaaataaagataatttccGTGATCGCTTCACGGGGAAGAACTATGCTACTTTGGGAATTTGAGCTCAAGATGTTTGTCAAAGGAAAAGAAGGATTATAGAGTCATCTGGATGAGATTTCTAAGGCACCAACGGAGAAAACTGCTTTAGATGCATGAGAAATCAAAGATGCTCAAATTATCTCTTGGATTCTCAATACTATTGATCCTCAAATGATCAATAATTTGCGCTCATTTTCAACTACTCAAGAAATGTGAAAGCGTATTTACAATCAGGACAATACGATCAAACATTTTCAGTTGGAACTAGAGATAGCCAATTGCAAATAAAGTAATTTGTCTGTTTAGTAATATTATTCTGGTTTTTCTAAATTTGTGGACATAACACTCTGCTATTATACATGTTGTTCCCAAGACTTCCCTTGCGGATGTCCAAGATGTCTATAATATCAATAAGAGGGATCAATTTCTCACGAAGCTTCGCCTGGAATTTGAGGTTGTCAGACATGCTTTGCTAAATAGGAGTCCTTTTCGTTCTTTGGATACATGTGCGGGTGAACTTCTCAGGGAGGAGCAACGCCTCCTTATTCAAGGAACCATGTCTCATGATGTTGTCATTTCCGAGCTTGTGATGGTTGCATGTGCTACTCAAGAGTAGAGACAAAAGTGACGCAAACAGTAGGGTCACCTCAGCTATTACTGTTACTACCTCACAATTTTCTCGCCCCCCTATCCACCCAGTTGGAAATAgcgagtttttgccttccgtggGATTCGAGCCCGGTACCTGGGGAataagtaccgcctccacacaatcccactaccaattgagccaCAACCTGAGATGATTCAACAAATGATACTTTATGCACTTTCAACTTTGGGCATTCCGGGTAAGTCTCCCAACGTTTCTCATCCCTGGTTTATTGATTCTAGTGCATTGAATCACATGACGAGTTCATCTGAATACTTGCACAATTGACATTCTTATCATGGcaatcaaaaaattcaaattgttgATGATAATACTCTCCCTATTACTAATGTTGGTGACATCAACTCTGATTTCCAGAATGTGCTTGTATCACTCGGCCTTGCTTCCACTTTATTGTTTGTTGGTCAATTGGTGgataaaaattgtaatgttaTTTTCTCTCGGTCTGATTGTCTTCTGCAGGAGGAGGTGTTGAGGAAGGTGATTGCAAAGACGTCTAAAGTGGGAAGATTGTTTCCActccaatttattttcaataatttatctCTTGCTTGCAATgatgttttgaatttttctaaGGATTGACATAGAAAATTTCGTCAACCAAACTCTGTTGTTTTgactcatttatttaaaaatcacttgtTGGGAAACAAAAATGTTGTTTCAACTGTCTCTATTTCATGTTCTGTTTGCAAATTAGCTAAAAGTAAAACACTTCATTTTCCATCTCTAGTGCTCGTTGTGGTTCCACTTGTTTTGAGATGATTCATAGTGATGCGTGGGGTATGTCTCCTATAGCTTCTCGTGCTCACtacatttattgatgatttgtTTTACTTGGATCTATTTTCTTCAATCTAACTCTGAAGTGTTTTctatgtttaagaaatttctgacaTATGTTGAAAATCAGTTTCAAGCACTAGTTAGATTTTTTCGCTCTGATTTTGGTGGTGAATATATGTCTTATGAGTTTTAGGAGTActttcaacaaagatgaatTTTGTCTCAATGATCTTGTCCCattacccctcaacaaaatgaGATGGCAGAACACAAGTATTGTCATTTGCTTGATGTGACACATACCCTACTTCTCCAAGCTTGAGTACCTTCCCGATTTTGGGTGGAGGCTCTATCCACAACTGTTTTCTTGATCAATTGCCTTCCTTCTACTTATTGATCTTGATTCTCCATTATTTCGTCTTTTTAAAACTCACCTTGATTATAGTGTTTTACATACTTTTTGATGAGTATGTTTTGATAACTTACCCTCGTTTGAAAGGTATAAGCTTGGAGCACAATCTATTTAATGCACATTTATGGGGTATAGTAACTCTCATTAGGGTTTTGTGTGTTATGATCTTTCTAACCATCACTCAGATTTCTaggaaaatgacattttttgaTAATCAAATAATGTTTCATTGTATTTCTCATGGCATGAATGATATTGCTATTGTTCTTAACTTTTCTACCATGCCTCAATTTATAGAGCGTTTTAAACCAAGAAATGTATATGTtagaaaacacaaacaacaagtGCCCACCCTTCTTCCCGACATTGGTCTGCCACTTGATCTTGTAGTGGTTACACCGTGACGTTCTGGTAGAGCATCTCGAACACCAGATAGATATTCACCAAACAAATATAATTCCTCACATACTTCTGTGATTGCCTCTCTCTAGCATATTTATTCGTGCTTGTTACTCACAAGCTATTTAAGACGTGTGCTGAATAAAAACAATGAATGAGGAACTTTAGGCTCTTCAAGAGAATTTCACATGGGATATTGTTTTTTGTCATCCTTATTACAAACCTATAAGTTGCAAATGGGTGTATTATGTGACATTGAATTCTGATAGGTCCCTCAACTGTCACAAGACTCGATTGGTTGCCTCTATAACTGCTTCTAATGAGTGGTCttttcatcaaatggatgtgaagaatACATTTCTTCATGGTGATTTGATTAAACATATTTATGACTCCTTCTCAAGGTTTATTTTCTTCATCTAATTGTGTGTGCAAGCTTCAAACGCTCTctatatggtttgaaacaagcgCTCAGAACATGACTTATAAATTTTATTCCACTCTACTAGGGTTCTTTTACTCATAGTCAGTATGACTTCTCTGCATTTATTCATCGCACATATACAAGCATTGTTCTAGTTCttctttatgttgatgatatggtCATTACATAATCTGATTAGGCATCCTCCAAGAACTTAAACAACAATCACAAACCTTATTTCATATGACAGACCGTGGTAACTTGCACTATTTCCTTGGCCTTGAGGTTTATTCTACTTCCAAGAGTATATTTCTTCATTAGCATAAGTATGTAACATACCTTATTTTTATGGCAGACATTCAATCAACTATACTCCTCTTGAGGTTAGTGTTAAATATCACAGAGATGCGTGTGACCTATTTACATATCTTTTTATTGTATTGACAACTCGTGGTAGTCTTAATTATTTGACTATTATTTGTCGTGACATATCATTTGTTGTTTAGCAAGTAAGTAGTTCATGCACTCTCCTTGCCACCTCCACTTTCAGCGATTTGTCGCATAATTCGCTATTTGATAGGTACTTTTCAATGGGGTCTCATCTTTCTCATTGAAACAGTTTCTGAATTGATTACGTATAGCGATGCAGATTGGGTTGGGTGTCCTGACCCTCAGCGATTTGTTACCGGTTGGTGCATGTTTCTTAGTTCTTCGTTGATATCATGGAAAAGTAAGAAACAAACAAAGAGTCTCTAAATCATCTACTGAATTAGAGTATCTTTATGATGACAATActagtgctattcaaattgttgcaaatcctgtttttcatgagCGCGCCAAATATATTGAAGAATTTTTTCACTCTATTCGTGAGCCCTATGATATTCATATCCATCCATCAGATCAATATTCAATTTTAAGCTGCATGCATTCTTACTAATGTTGTTCCTCGCCTGCgccatcattttttagttagcAAATTGATGCTCCTTGACCAACTGCATCAATTTGAAGGGGGGGTATGAATTAggaaataatatcaatttttaattatatttattagtttcccttaatttataattattagatGCAAGTGCTAcaactattatttatattgagAAATATCAAAGTAAAATACATCAAGCAGTTTGTTTTAACAGCTTTACCTGCTAGAATGCTTTCTACATATTTTTCTCATGCATTGATTCAAATTTGTGGGTGATGCAGGAGATGGTAGattttttagttgatatttGGCTTGATGAAGAAGGCACATTTGACTAAATTGTTGAACTAGTCAAACAGTAACTGAAACAAGAAATGTGTAAAGCCTTTTTAACCTTCAATGACCTCAATTAACCTCCTAGCACAGC
The genomic region above belongs to Cicer arietinum cultivar CDC Frontier isolate Library 1 chromosome 4, Cicar.CDCFrontier_v2.0, whole genome shotgun sequence and contains:
- the LOC101500737 gene encoding probable cysteine protease RD19D: MVPKQSIALTCYSRITIFLCVLTLSTSLHRFSENHETLIQNVARKLELKDNELLKTEKKFKVFMEDYSKRYSTREEYLLRLGIFARNMVKAAEHQVLDPTAIHGITQFSDLSEEEFERFYTGVKGGGLLASNAAGEVAPPLDVEGLPENFDWREKGAVTGVKMQGKCGSCWAFSTTGSVEGANFLATGKLLSLSEQQLVDCDNKCDITEKTSCDNGCYGGLMTNAYNYLIEAGGLEEETSYPYTGDRGECKFDPEKVAVRITNFTNIPVDENQIAAYLVKHGPLAMGVNAIFMQTYIGGVSCPLICSKRMLNHGVLLVGYNSKGFSILRFRKKPYWIIKNSWGERWGEKGYYKLCRGHGMCGMNTMVSAAMVAQTQPAEEDKLYASY
- the LOC101501047 gene encoding uncharacterized protein, whose product is MMEVCAESSHSNGKQTLKHSKSADEVKRSSENTCRCSHSKGKQNLKQTSTFVNHAAIAWHENRKKWVGDKSKHPPKTPKEPIISWSTSYEDLLSTNEPFADRIPLPEMVDFLVDIWLDEEGTFD